A single region of the Streptomyces sp. NBC_00425 genome encodes:
- a CDS encoding transposase: MAGVITASEPSWIAPFTGTSPRCFGKLVTALHREGADELRRGRPWGLPLEDRVLLVTAYWRTNLTLRQLAPLFGISKSAADRVIAQLGPMLALPPRKRFRKDTVLIVDGTLVPTRDHAVAEQSKNYRYSTNHQVVIDADTRLVMAVGRPLPGNRNDCRASAESGAKDAVGATMTIADGGYPGTGLVMPHRRRTGEELPAWKEAHNKSHKQVRARVEHVFARMKCWKILRDCRLKGDGVHHAMRGLARLHNLNLAG, from the coding sequence GTGGCTGGTGTGATCACGGCGTCGGAACCGTCTTGGATAGCCCCGTTCACCGGGACGAGCCCGCGATGCTTCGGAAAGTTGGTGACCGCGCTGCACCGCGAAGGAGCCGACGAGTTGCGCCGGGGGCGGCCGTGGGGCCTGCCCCTGGAAGACCGAGTTCTGCTGGTCACGGCGTACTGGCGAACCAACCTGACACTGCGTCAACTCGCGCCGTTGTTCGGCATCTCGAAGTCTGCCGCGGACCGCGTCATCGCCCAGCTCGGACCGATGCTCGCCCTACCGCCCCGAAAGCGGTTCCGCAAGGACACTGTGCTCATCGTGGACGGCACGCTGGTCCCCACCCGCGACCACGCGGTGGCCGAACAGTCGAAAAACTACCGGTACTCCACCAACCATCAGGTCGTCATCGATGCCGACACCCGTCTCGTCATGGCGGTCGGCCGCCCGCTTCCCGGCAACCGCAACGACTGTAGGGCGTCGGCGGAATCCGGTGCCAAGGATGCCGTCGGGGCCACCATGACTATCGCCGACGGCGGCTATCCGGGCACCGGCCTGGTGATGCCGCACCGCCGCCGCACGGGTGAGGAACTGCCCGCCTGGAAGGAAGCGCACAACAAGTCCCACAAACAGGTACGAGCCCGCGTCGAGCACGTCTTCGCCCGCATGAAGTGCTGGAAGATCCTTCGCGACTGCCGCCTCAAAGGCGATGGAGTCCATCACGCCATGCGCGGCCTTGCCCGCCTGCACAACCTCAACCTCGCGGGATAG
- a CDS encoding N-acetyltransferase codes for MSWLPDDFVHPALVPLPGGGHHLRPIREADTPLDYPAVMGSRQRLWTIFGPAWGWPAATMTYEADQADLLRHEKEIAAHQSFNYALFDAAETVLLGCVYIDPPERAGADGEISWWVVDELVGGKVEQALDALVPLWIAAEWPFEQPRFLGREISWSDWLALPQHPDT; via the coding sequence ATGAGCTGGCTTCCCGATGACTTCGTCCACCCCGCCCTGGTACCGCTGCCAGGCGGTGGTCATCACCTGCGGCCGATCCGGGAGGCGGACACCCCGCTCGACTATCCGGCTGTGATGGGTTCGCGCCAGCGGCTGTGGACGATCTTCGGCCCGGCCTGGGGCTGGCCCGCGGCCACCATGACCTACGAGGCCGACCAGGCCGACCTTTTGCGGCACGAGAAGGAGATCGCCGCGCACCAGTCCTTCAACTACGCGCTGTTCGACGCGGCGGAGACAGTTCTGCTCGGCTGTGTCTACATCGACCCGCCGGAGAGAGCCGGCGCGGACGGCGAGATCTCCTGGTGGGTGGTGGACGAGCTGGTGGGCGGCAAGGTCGAGCAGGCCCTCGACGCGCTGGTGCCGCTGTGGATCGCCGCCGAATGGCCGTTCGAGCAGCCACGCTTCCTCGGCCGCGAGATCTCCTGGTCGGACTGGCTCGCCCTGCCGCAGCATCCCGACACGTAA
- a CDS encoding PaaI family thioesterase, with amino-acid sequence MSTTPPTGPWAGVDFQEPPRTPGGVALCGACRAAGSCRLGVEQERLDEDGSARFELSCPRDQEGGPDVAHGGWTAAVLDDCLGHLPLLHRVLSVTAELTVSFVKPVPVQRPLEVRAWVEKREGRRWYIAGEMVLLPTRAVLARASGIWVTRDRGHFARHQEWLAGQDGEARQEQPAGRGGGTSRT; translated from the coding sequence ATGTCCACCACGCCACCGACCGGGCCCTGGGCAGGGGTCGACTTCCAGGAGCCGCCCCGGACTCCCGGCGGAGTGGCCCTGTGCGGGGCGTGCCGCGCCGCCGGTTCCTGCCGGCTGGGAGTGGAGCAGGAGCGGCTCGACGAGGACGGGTCGGCGCGGTTCGAGCTGTCCTGCCCGCGAGACCAGGAGGGCGGGCCCGACGTGGCGCACGGCGGCTGGACCGCGGCCGTACTGGACGACTGCCTCGGCCATCTTCCGCTGCTGCACCGGGTGTTGAGCGTGACGGCGGAACTGACCGTGAGCTTCGTGAAGCCGGTGCCGGTGCAGCGGCCGCTGGAGGTCCGGGCCTGGGTGGAGAAGCGGGAGGGCAGGCGCTGGTACATCGCCGGCGAGATGGTGCTGCTGCCGACGCGGGCCGTGCTGGCCCGGGCCTCCGGGATCTGGGTGACCCGGGACCGGGGCCACTTCGCACGGCACCAGGAGTGGCTGGCCGGTCAGGACGGCGAGGCTCGGCAGGAACAACCGGCAGGCCGGGGCGGCGGGACCAGTAGGACCTGA
- a CDS encoding LLM class flavin-dependent oxidoreductase, which translates to MKVGIYFDLRNPPPWRQSWSRVYGFALEMCEEADRLGLDSVWFSEHHSFEDGYLPQPLTMAAAAAARTRRVRLGTAVIPAPLHAAPEIAEQAALVDIISDGRLDLGLGTGYRVPEYRLYDADLAKRYTTTDQRVREIRGLWAESLVTPGPLQDPLPIWLGYQGPQGARRAGRLGTGLLSLNPALLTPYREGLAESGYDVAAGRMQGSFTTFVTEDPDGDWPVVRQHLAYQWDSYRRYMVEGTDQPLPGPIDPEKWRQTGLSATGVGQFLYGTPQDVADAVKAYVAGLPVEGVFLWASLAGMPEDMVARQVQLIAGKLRPLLADV; encoded by the coding sequence TCGACCTGCGCAACCCGCCGCCATGGCGGCAGAGCTGGTCACGGGTGTACGGGTTCGCCCTGGAGATGTGCGAGGAGGCGGACCGCCTCGGCCTCGACTCGGTCTGGTTCTCCGAACACCACAGCTTCGAGGACGGCTATCTCCCCCAGCCGCTCACCATGGCGGCCGCGGCCGCCGCCCGCACCCGCCGGGTCCGCCTGGGCACCGCGGTCATCCCCGCACCGCTGCACGCGGCCCCCGAGATCGCCGAACAGGCCGCGCTCGTGGACATCATCAGCGACGGCCGCCTGGACCTCGGGCTCGGCACCGGCTACCGGGTGCCCGAGTACCGGCTGTACGACGCCGATCTCGCCAAGCGCTACACCACCACCGATCAGCGGGTACGGGAGATCCGCGGCCTGTGGGCCGAATCCCTGGTCACCCCGGGCCCGCTCCAGGATCCGCTCCCGATCTGGCTCGGCTACCAGGGCCCTCAGGGCGCCCGCCGGGCCGGCCGGCTCGGCACGGGGCTGCTGTCGCTCAACCCGGCCCTGCTGACGCCGTACCGGGAAGGGCTCGCCGAGAGCGGGTACGACGTGGCGGCGGGCCGTATGCAGGGCTCGTTCACCACGTTCGTCACCGAGGACCCCGACGGCGACTGGCCGGTGGTGCGCCAGCATCTGGCCTACCAGTGGGACAGCTACCGCCGGTACATGGTGGAGGGCACCGACCAGCCGCTCCCTGGCCCCATCGACCCCGAGAAGTGGCGGCAGACGGGGCTCAGCGCGACCGGTGTCGGTCAGTTCCTGTACGGCACCCCGCAGGACGTCGCCGACGCCGTCAAGGCGTACGTGGCAGGGTTGCCGGTGGAGGGCGTGTTCCTGTGGGCCTCGCTGGCCGGGATGCCCGAGGACATGGTGGCCCGGCAGGTTCAGCTCATCGCCGGGAAGCTGCGCCCGCTGCTCGCCGATGTCTGA
- a CDS encoding acyl-CoA dehydrogenase family protein, whose product MDFGLTDEQELLRATARKFVADVCPAEKAKQWDEEGVLPPELSRGMAELGWFSLPFAEDEGGDGGGPLELILIAEELGRASFDVAMCYIGVLIPGITVFRWGSEAQRDFIRAQVMTGRHRLAVGLSEPDSGSDAAALRTTAEDHGDYFLVRGQKAWCTGGGLPDTTIATYVRTGPREPKHGGISLLLVDPATEGVEVRRTPTLARHILGTNEVFFKDALVPKENLVGPRDEGWKVMLSNIELEKVIISGGYLGAAQATLDEMLDYARNRHAFGRPIGNFQALAHAMADLQTEIDSARLLAYRAAWQLAQGEPCTREGSMAKLKGSETYVAAARLGMQVCAGHGFSTESVMSFRYRESIVATISGGTSQIQRNGIARSMGLRSY is encoded by the coding sequence GTGGACTTCGGGCTGACCGATGAGCAGGAGCTGTTGCGTGCGACGGCTCGGAAGTTCGTCGCCGACGTGTGCCCGGCCGAGAAGGCCAAGCAGTGGGACGAGGAGGGCGTCCTACCGCCCGAGCTGTCTCGAGGCATGGCCGAGCTGGGGTGGTTCTCGCTCCCGTTCGCCGAGGACGAAGGCGGTGACGGTGGCGGACCGCTGGAGCTCATCCTCATCGCCGAGGAGCTCGGGAGGGCCAGCTTCGACGTGGCCATGTGCTATATCGGGGTGCTCATCCCCGGCATCACGGTGTTCCGCTGGGGCAGCGAGGCGCAGCGCGACTTCATCCGCGCGCAGGTGATGACGGGCCGCCACCGGCTCGCCGTCGGCCTCAGCGAGCCGGACAGCGGGTCCGACGCCGCGGCGCTGCGGACCACCGCCGAGGACCACGGGGACTACTTCCTCGTCCGCGGCCAGAAGGCTTGGTGCACGGGTGGCGGCCTGCCCGACACGACCATCGCCACGTACGTGCGGACCGGGCCCCGCGAGCCCAAGCACGGCGGCATCAGCCTGCTGCTCGTCGATCCCGCGACCGAGGGCGTCGAGGTGCGCCGGACGCCGACACTGGCCCGGCACATCCTGGGCACCAACGAGGTCTTCTTCAAAGACGCCCTGGTGCCGAAGGAGAACCTCGTCGGCCCGCGTGACGAGGGCTGGAAGGTGATGCTCTCCAACATCGAGCTGGAGAAGGTGATCATCAGCGGGGGCTATCTGGGCGCCGCGCAGGCCACGCTCGACGAGATGCTCGACTACGCCCGTAACCGGCATGCCTTCGGCCGGCCGATCGGTAACTTCCAGGCTCTCGCGCACGCCATGGCCGACCTGCAGACCGAGATCGACTCCGCCCGGCTGCTCGCCTACCGGGCGGCCTGGCAGCTCGCCCAGGGCGAGCCCTGCACACGGGAGGGGTCGATGGCGAAGCTGAAGGGCTCGGAGACGTACGTGGCGGCTGCCCGGCTCGGGATGCAGGTCTGCGCGGGGCACGGTTTCTCGACGGAGAGCGTGATGAGCTTCCGGTACCGGGAGTCGATCGTGGCCACGATCTCTGGGGGCACGAGTCAGATCCAGCGCAACGGCATAGCCCGCAGCATGGGGCTCAGGTCGTACTGA
- a CDS encoding phosphotransferase yields MIEDGSTDRGSVTTVRRIGATIRRPTGAWTPAVHALLRHLEAVGFSRAPRALGTDGADEVVSLLYGEPAFTPWPEALRSSHGVGELGRWLRGYHDAVRTFRPPADAYWQGQEEEWRPGMVIRHGDLGPWNSIWDGGQLTGFIDWDFAAPGHAIDDLAQLAWYAVPLRPLEQQRRASVTGSSTLQARLHALCAAYGERPVAVIEALDALQFREAARIERLGRQGTEPWATFLARGDAAEMLAEQCWIRSERDALLDAGR; encoded by the coding sequence GTGATTGAGGACGGCTCCACTGACCGCGGGAGTGTCACGACGGTGCGACGGATCGGCGCGACGATCCGTAGGCCGACAGGCGCGTGGACACCTGCCGTGCACGCCCTGCTGAGACACCTGGAGGCGGTGGGATTCAGCAGGGCTCCGCGCGCGTTGGGCACGGACGGTGCCGACGAAGTGGTGTCGTTGCTCTATGGCGAGCCCGCATTCACGCCCTGGCCAGAGGCTCTGCGCTCCTCACACGGAGTCGGTGAGCTGGGTCGCTGGCTGCGGGGCTACCACGATGCCGTCCGGACCTTCCGGCCGCCGGCCGATGCTTACTGGCAGGGTCAGGAAGAAGAGTGGCGGCCAGGCATGGTGATCCGGCACGGAGACCTCGGGCCGTGGAACTCGATCTGGGACGGCGGCCAGCTCACCGGCTTCATCGATTGGGACTTCGCGGCACCCGGCCATGCCATCGACGACTTGGCTCAACTCGCCTGGTATGCCGTGCCACTGCGACCCCTGGAGCAGCAGCGAAGAGCGTCGGTCACTGGCTCCAGCACCCTGCAGGCTCGCCTTCATGCGCTCTGTGCTGCCTACGGGGAGCGGCCCGTAGCTGTGATCGAGGCGCTGGACGCCCTTCAATTCCGCGAGGCCGCGCGCATCGAACGCCTCGGCAGGCAGGGCACCGAGCCATGGGCGACTTTCCTCGCCCGCGGTGACGCGGCTGAGATGTTGGCCGAGCAGTGCTGGATCCGCTCGGAACGCGACGCACTCTTGGACGCTGGGCGCTAG
- a CDS encoding phosphatase PAP2 family protein, producing MPALLYALGFLTVYLLAVCTPWGQRAENALFGLGKQGGEEAWIYPLSGAAYGSTPLPPLELSAKPTVMVGLAVIVVLTLVRRCWWPGCAALGIVILTTGGKDVLKSTLPRPDLVGAPENLLDQGFPSGHTAIPAALTLAAVLVVSPRIRPYVATAGVLWLACIAAASATMGGHRPSEVLGATLLACACYGLATWLLPPTAAPAATRSTRALPVITLTAALAIALVSGARNDTLTRSLVSAATAFICAALVWYAAVGRPARTARRTRPALG from the coding sequence ATGCCGGCTCTGCTGTACGCCCTGGGGTTCCTGACGGTCTACCTACTCGCCGTCTGCACCCCGTGGGGGCAACGAGCTGAGAACGCTCTGTTCGGTCTCGGCAAACAGGGCGGCGAAGAAGCATGGATCTACCCCCTGTCTGGAGCGGCCTACGGCTCGACGCCCCTGCCGCCGCTGGAATTGAGCGCCAAGCCCACCGTCATGGTGGGCCTGGCCGTCATCGTGGTCCTCACCCTGGTGCGGCGGTGCTGGTGGCCGGGGTGCGCGGCGCTCGGCATCGTCATTCTCACGACCGGAGGCAAGGATGTGCTCAAATCGACCCTGCCCCGCCCCGATCTGGTGGGCGCGCCCGAGAATCTCCTTGATCAGGGCTTCCCCAGCGGGCACACCGCCATCCCCGCTGCGCTGACTCTCGCCGCCGTCCTCGTGGTCTCCCCCCGCATCCGCCCGTACGTCGCCACGGCCGGTGTGCTTTGGCTCGCCTGCATCGCCGCCGCCAGCGCGACCATGGGCGGCCACCGGCCCAGCGAAGTGCTGGGGGCCACACTGCTGGCCTGTGCCTGTTACGGCCTCGCAACCTGGCTGCTGCCGCCGACCGCCGCGCCGGCCGCCACGCGGAGCACCCGTGCCCTGCCCGTCATCACCCTGACGGCGGCATTGGCCATTGCCCTCGTTTCCGGCGCACGCAACGACACCCTCACAAGGTCACTGGTCTCCGCGGCGACGGCCTTCATATGTGCGGCCCTGGTCTGGTACGCCGCAGTCGGGCGGCCCGCACGCACCGCACGCCGCACACGTCCCGCACTGGGCTGA
- a CDS encoding helix-turn-helix domain-containing protein, producing the protein MTADVIAELVPEVRPLWHERHQARLASRQGKRAMGAGAKHRLVFIDRLLATLVHLRHGTTHDVLACWFGADRSTITRAINEVVDDFGQSPQPYVGADGAASLGEPYPRRARHRTSQELAGTGPPPRPPRAHERHGPGHRQLSHQQM; encoded by the coding sequence TTGACGGCCGATGTGATTGCTGAACTCGTGCCCGAAGTGCGGCCGTTGTGGCATGAGCGCCACCAGGCCAGGCTTGCCTCCCGGCAGGGGAAGCGGGCCATGGGTGCCGGCGCGAAGCATCGGCTGGTGTTCATCGACCGGCTCCTGGCCACTCTCGTCCATCTCCGCCACGGGACTACCCACGACGTGCTGGCCTGCTGGTTCGGCGCGGACCGCTCCACCATCACCCGGGCCATCAACGAGGTGGTCGACGACTTCGGCCAGAGTCCGCAGCCGTACGTCGGGGCTGATGGTGCAGCCTCGCTCGGCGAGCCGTATCCGCGTCGAGCACGGCATCGCACATCTCAAGAACTGGCGGGCACTGGCCCGCCACCTCGGCCGCCGCGAGCACATGAGCGACACGGTCCAGGCCATCGCCAGCTGTCCCATCAGCAGATGTGA
- a CDS encoding VOC family protein, giving the protein MPATGPDFISLQVHDLDASQAFYEQYLGLVRSPAGPPHAVVFETKPIAFALRDVIPGTDLASVAQPGIGAAIWLHATDVQAIHDALVADGHTIASAPIDGPFGRTFTFADPDGYQVTLHDRA; this is encoded by the coding sequence ATGCCCGCTACCGGCCCCGACTTCATCTCGCTCCAAGTGCACGACCTCGACGCTTCACAGGCGTTCTACGAGCAGTACCTGGGCCTCGTCCGCTCGCCGGCCGGACCACCGCACGCCGTCGTCTTCGAGACGAAGCCGATCGCGTTCGCACTCCGCGACGTCATTCCCGGCACAGACCTCGCATCCGTCGCTCAGCCCGGCATCGGTGCCGCGATCTGGCTCCACGCCACCGATGTCCAGGCCATCCACGACGCGCTCGTCGCCGACGGACACACCATCGCCTCCGCACCGATCGACGGTCCCTTCGGCCGGACCTTCACCTTCGCCGACCCCGACGGCTACCAGGTCACGCTCCACGACCGCGCTTGA
- a CDS encoding PadR family transcriptional regulator yields MTRRKPPLTESQYFILAALMDGPLHGYGIIKAAEQATDGRLRIAVATLYGALERMEGAGLVAAGHEEIVDGRARRYYRLTEDGTEALGREALRMQQAAAVVIGRARDAGAAPA; encoded by the coding sequence ATGACCAGACGGAAGCCGCCTTTGACGGAATCTCAGTACTTCATCCTTGCTGCGCTCATGGACGGACCGTTGCACGGTTACGGCATCATCAAGGCTGCCGAGCAGGCCACCGACGGGCGGCTCCGGATCGCTGTCGCCACGCTCTACGGCGCACTGGAGCGGATGGAGGGGGCCGGGCTGGTGGCCGCCGGCCATGAGGAGATCGTGGACGGGCGGGCGCGGCGCTACTACCGGCTCACCGAGGACGGCACCGAGGCGCTCGGCCGGGAAGCGCTGCGGATGCAGCAGGCGGCGGCCGTCGTCATCGGACGCGCGCGGGATGCCGGAGCGGCCCCGGCATGA
- a CDS encoding MarR family winged helix-turn-helix transcriptional regulator, with translation MSQEGVGVDLETSLGYLLKEASSALRAAMEEVLRPLGMSVTHYSCLELLAQRPGLSNSELARGAFVTRQTMNVLLQALERDGYVTRPAEAPVGKVLPTRLTPRGRRSLEKASAAVRSVEARMLADLTETEQSGAFRVLQSMIHSLRGDNEGA, from the coding sequence ATGAGTCAAGAAGGTGTCGGCGTCGACCTGGAGACGTCACTGGGCTACCTGCTCAAAGAAGCGTCGAGTGCCCTCCGCGCGGCCATGGAGGAAGTACTGCGGCCGCTCGGGATGAGCGTGACGCACTACTCCTGCCTCGAGCTGCTGGCGCAACGACCGGGCTTGTCCAACTCCGAGCTTGCGCGGGGCGCGTTCGTGACACGGCAGACGATGAACGTGCTGCTCCAGGCCCTGGAACGAGACGGCTACGTGACCAGGCCCGCGGAGGCACCCGTCGGGAAGGTGCTTCCCACGCGGCTCACGCCTCGCGGCCGACGAAGCCTCGAGAAGGCGAGCGCGGCGGTCCGGTCCGTCGAGGCCAGAATGCTGGCCGACCTGACCGAGACCGAGCAGTCAGGCGCGTTCCGGGTCCTGCAAAGCATGATCCATTCCCTGCGCGGTGACAACGAAGGTGCATAG
- a CDS encoding RNA-binding protein — protein MPPSFAYRIKYNPADRDERGHYNGAEDTMSDHGPVEAAYLEGIAAFAQKSGIDRLEIREPEVTGFVNFGLEAPVDGHGLAGLFPPDHTGYYDGAEVSVPVALELVRAMLRDQGAWCRLEQQDTFTVHVGWDQYVYVCSDQPCEAAIVRTRELGLFAEPITSSPYAADLEEPEATQAADEEFWEQVRAELAAPQMLLLEETYLRNATRWHRLTENNLDTVRAALGPRALLTVWPDLDPDVDAVLAALPEDESVDFVREAANGTIRHVTVDGPHHQQLATLAAGARAACTLPLAVDER, from the coding sequence GTGCCGCCGTCCTTCGCCTACCGGATCAAGTACAACCCTGCCGACCGCGACGAGCGTGGGCACTACAACGGCGCTGAGGACACGATGAGCGACCACGGGCCGGTCGAAGCGGCCTACTTGGAAGGGATCGCCGCCTTCGCGCAGAAGTCGGGCATCGACCGACTGGAGATCCGTGAACCGGAGGTCACCGGCTTCGTCAACTTCGGCCTGGAGGCGCCGGTTGACGGACACGGCCTCGCTGGGCTGTTCCCGCCCGACCACACCGGCTACTACGACGGTGCTGAAGTCTCGGTGCCGGTCGCGCTGGAGCTGGTCCGGGCCATGCTCCGTGACCAGGGCGCCTGGTGCCGACTGGAGCAGCAGGACACGTTCACCGTGCACGTCGGGTGGGATCAGTATGTGTACGTCTGCAGCGACCAGCCGTGCGAAGCAGCCATCGTCCGGACCCGCGAGCTCGGCCTGTTCGCGGAACCGATCACGTCCTCGCCCTACGCCGCAGACCTTGAGGAACCAGAGGCGACACAGGCTGCGGACGAGGAGTTCTGGGAACAAGTACGCGCAGAACTGGCCGCACCGCAGATGCTCCTCCTGGAGGAGACCTACCTCCGCAACGCCACCCGCTGGCACCGTCTCACCGAGAACAACCTCGATACCGTCCGCGCCGCGCTCGGCCCACGCGCGCTCCTGACCGTCTGGCCCGACCTCGACCCTGATGTCGATGCGGTCCTTGCCGCGCTGCCCGAGGACGAATCCGTGGACTTCGTCCGGGAGGCGGCGAACGGAACGATCCGCCATGTGACCGTCGATGGGCCCCACCACCAACAGCTCGCCACGTTGGCGGCCGGCGCGAGGGCAGCCTGCACCCTGCCCCTGGCCGTCGACGAGCGGTGA